A region of Flavobacteriales bacterium DNA encodes the following proteins:
- a CDS encoding 2-phosphosulfolactate phosphatase — translation MPGEGKNDVLVSYTPANFPYYEAEDAIVVVIDILRATSAICAAFINGVARVIPVKTVEEAIAYREKGYLAAAERNGEKVPGFDMGNSPYDFLEEDLKGKEVVLTTTNGTQALAAASGSHKVVVGSFLNLSALCKWLIEQDRKVVLLCAGWKNKYNMEDSIYAGAVVGELLKSERFSTTCDSAIAASHIFGIANYDLYRFLDYSSHRIRLRQLQLEKDIRYCLQRDITDIIPILEGDALVPLRKAPSRSAVFQ, via the coding sequence TTGCCGGGAGAAGGAAAGAACGATGTGCTGGTAAGTTATACACCGGCAAATTTTCCATACTACGAAGCAGAAGATGCCATCGTGGTGGTGATCGATATTCTCAGAGCTACCTCTGCGATTTGTGCGGCATTTATCAATGGTGTGGCCAGGGTCATTCCCGTTAAGACGGTGGAAGAGGCGATAGCCTACAGAGAAAAGGGCTATCTGGCAGCTGCCGAACGTAATGGTGAAAAGGTGCCCGGCTTTGACATGGGAAATTCTCCGTACGATTTTCTGGAAGAAGACCTGAAAGGAAAGGAGGTGGTATTGACCACCACCAATGGTACGCAGGCATTGGCAGCGGCTTCCGGTTCTCATAAAGTAGTGGTGGGATCTTTCCTTAACCTGAGTGCCTTGTGTAAATGGTTGATTGAACAAGACCGAAAAGTGGTGTTGCTTTGTGCTGGCTGGAAAAACAAATACAATATGGAGGATTCAATCTACGCCGGTGCGGTCGTTGGTGAATTGCTTAAAAGCGAACGGTTCTCTACCACTTGTGATTCTGCCATTGCGGCATCCCATATCTTTGGAATTGCCAATTACGACCTCTACAGGTTCCTTGACTACTCGTCTCACCGCATCCGCCTGAGGCAACTGCAATTGGAAAAGGATATTCGATATTGCCTGCAGCGTGATATTACGGATATCATCCCCATTCTGGAAGGAGATGCCCTCGTGCCGCTGCGCAAGGCTCCCTCACGCTCTGCCGTATTTCAATAA
- a CDS encoding DUF3524 domain-containing protein encodes MHSPIHIIIAEPFHSGSHKSWIDGLGKFCDCDIELLALKGRHWKWRMHGGAVTLAKKLSQSSFRPDLIIASDMLDLPLFLAHTRHQTANVPVALYMHENQLTYPWSPQDRDVRLKRDRHYAFTNYASALVADKVLFNSGYHMNVFLDALPKFLKAFPDHRELASVEAIRKKSEVLELALDLNALDIFKCPKNRKPAILWNHRWEYDKSPEDFFSVLFRLSEKGMDFDLIVLGESGDKYPVIFDEARQRLSAHILHWGYAKDAAEYAGWLWKANILPVTSRQDFFGMSTVEAMYCQCHPILPDRLAYPGHIPHSGRNDFIYSSPEMLEHMLIELVSGEKELKGAEARSFVSRYDWKQQASTYNRMFRQLAASPVTP; translated from the coding sequence TTGCACTCCCCGATACATATTATCATTGCAGAACCCTTCCATTCAGGTTCACATAAATCCTGGATTGATGGCTTGGGTAAGTTTTGTGATTGCGATATTGAATTGCTGGCGCTTAAAGGCCGGCATTGGAAATGGCGCATGCACGGAGGGGCGGTGACCCTGGCAAAGAAACTGAGCCAATCGTCTTTCCGTCCCGATCTCATCATCGCATCTGACATGCTTGATCTACCATTGTTTCTGGCCCATACGCGACATCAGACAGCAAACGTTCCCGTTGCACTTTACATGCATGAGAACCAGCTGACCTATCCGTGGTCGCCGCAAGACAGGGATGTCAGGCTAAAGCGGGACCGGCACTATGCGTTTACCAACTATGCGTCTGCGTTGGTGGCAGACAAGGTTCTTTTCAACTCGGGCTATCATATGAACGTTTTCCTGGATGCCCTGCCTAAATTTTTAAAGGCATTTCCGGATCATCGGGAACTAGCCTCAGTGGAGGCGATTCGTAAAAAAAGTGAAGTACTGGAGTTGGCCTTGGATCTCAATGCACTAGATATTTTTAAATGCCCGAAAAACAGGAAGCCCGCGATACTTTGGAATCACCGCTGGGAATATGATAAGTCACCGGAGGATTTTTTTTCTGTCCTCTTCAGGTTGTCGGAAAAAGGGATGGACTTTGACCTGATCGTATTGGGTGAATCCGGTGATAAGTATCCTGTCATATTTGATGAAGCCAGACAACGTTTGTCTGCACACATCCTCCATTGGGGATATGCCAAAGATGCTGCGGAATACGCCGGGTGGCTTTGGAAGGCGAACATCTTACCCGTTACATCCCGCCAGGACTTTTTTGGCATGAGTACGGTTGAAGCAATGTATTGTCAATGTCATCCGATACTACCTGACAGACTTGCTTATCCCGGGCACATTCCGCATTCGGGAAGAAATGACTTTATTTATTCTTCACCGGAAATGCTGGAACATATGCTCATTGAATTGGTCTCAGGTGAAAAGGAATTGAAAGGGGCAGAAGCGAGGAGCTTTGTTTCCCGATATGACTGGAAGCAACAAGCCTCCACATACAACCGGATGTTCCGGCAGCTGGCTGCATCACCGGTTACCCCATAA
- a CDS encoding branched-chain amino acid aminotransferase yields the protein MAVTKVASSRLPQTDFDNLVFGQTFSDHMLVADYNGEQWTDIRIIPYGSITFNPGLVSLHYGQAIFEGMKAYRNGAGEILLFRPRANMERMNRSADRMCMPSVPESIFIDGLKELVRVDEGWVSSKEGHSLYLRPFMFATDQTLGVRPSKTYSFMIITCPVAAFFSAPLKLKIETKYSRAADGGVGYAKAAGNYGGAMYPQKIAQDEGYHQVIWTDSKEHRFIEEAGAMNVAFVIDDTLVTAPTSTGTILEGITRDSVLTLARDRGVKVEERRIEVKEVLDAITAGKMREAFGIGTAATIAPIHTIGHEGTLYDVTTAMDNSLSKGIAKDLEKIRKGEAADPHGWVEKL from the coding sequence ATTGCGGTTACCAAAGTAGCGAGCTCAAGGTTGCCACAAACGGATTTCGATAACCTCGTATTCGGTCAGACTTTTTCAGACCACATGCTGGTGGCTGATTATAATGGAGAACAATGGACGGATATTCGAATCATTCCCTACGGCTCCATCACCTTTAATCCTGGTCTGGTGAGTTTACACTACGGTCAGGCGATCTTTGAAGGGATGAAAGCATACCGCAATGGTGCGGGTGAGATATTGCTGTTCAGGCCCCGGGCAAACATGGAGCGCATGAACCGTTCCGCCGATAGGATGTGCATGCCTTCTGTTCCTGAATCCATTTTTATTGATGGACTGAAAGAGCTGGTTCGGGTGGATGAAGGATGGGTTTCCTCCAAAGAAGGACATTCCCTGTATCTCAGACCTTTTATGTTTGCTACGGATCAGACTTTGGGTGTCAGGCCTTCCAAGACCTATTCATTCATGATCATTACATGCCCGGTGGCTGCTTTTTTCAGTGCACCGCTGAAGCTTAAGATTGAAACAAAATATTCCAGGGCTGCTGATGGCGGCGTTGGATATGCAAAAGCAGCAGGCAACTATGGTGGCGCCATGTACCCGCAGAAGATTGCACAGGATGAAGGTTACCACCAGGTGATCTGGACAGATTCAAAAGAACACCGCTTTATTGAAGAAGCCGGCGCCATGAATGTCGCCTTTGTCATAGACGATACGCTGGTAACCGCACCAACCTCAACCGGAACCATACTTGAAGGAATCACCCGGGACAGCGTTCTCACCCTGGCACGCGACCGTGGGGTGAAAGTAGAGGAGCGTAGGATTGAAGTAAAAGAAGTCCTGGATGCCATCACTGCCGGAAAAATGCGCGAGGCCTTCGGTATCGGAACGGCGGCAACCATCGCTCCGATCCATACCATTGGCCATGAAGGAACACTATATGATGTGACCACCGCTATGGACAACAGTCTATCCAAAGGTATCGCCAAGGATCTTGAAAAGATCAGGAAAGGTGAAGCCGCGGATCCACATGGCTGGGTAGAGAAACTGTAA
- the htpG gene encoding molecular chaperone HtpG has product MQKGSIHVQSENIFPIIKKFLYSDHEIFLRELVSNAVDATQKLKALASIGEFKGDLNETHIDVVLDPKAGTLTVRDRGIGMTDKEVDKYINQIAFSGAEEFLKKYKNKAEGTAMIGHFGLGFYSSFMVAKSVEIISKSHKKSKAVHWTCDGSPEYQLDESDKKERGTDIVLHINDDSKEFLEEGRIGTLLDKYCKFMPIPIYFTVVGKEEKKDKGDEKEEAPSSINNPEPAWTKNPAKLEDKDYKDFYRELYPMTFEEPLFHIHLNVDYPFNLTGVLYFPKLKNNLEFQRNKIQLYCNQVFVTDNVEGVVPEFLALMHGVIDSPDIPLNVSRSYLQSDGNVKKISGHISKKVTDKLEEMFKKDRKDFESKWDDIKIFIEYGMVADEKFFERARKFVLVKNTDGKYYTLDEFSEQIKPSQTDKDGKLVYLYAANADEQHAYIEAAKDRGYEVLVLDSPLTGHFVGKLEQSLENSSFVRVDSDTLDKLIAKDDELPSKLSEEQQGQIKPIIEKLVPAGKFQVVFQNQSEREDPISVIQPEFMRRMREMNAVGGGGFMGSLPETYNLVVNTNHPLIGKILVESDEQKQSALARQATDLALLRQNMLKGEQLTHFIKRNLEALT; this is encoded by the coding sequence ATGCAAAAAGGAAGTATTCACGTTCAGTCGGAGAACATTTTTCCCATCATTAAGAAGTTCCTGTATTCGGATCATGAGATTTTTCTAAGAGAACTGGTCTCCAATGCAGTTGATGCCACTCAGAAGCTGAAAGCCCTGGCCTCGATTGGTGAGTTCAAAGGAGATCTGAATGAGACCCATATTGATGTGGTGCTTGATCCCAAGGCCGGAACCCTGACTGTTAGGGACCGTGGTATTGGGATGACAGATAAAGAAGTGGACAAATACATCAATCAGATCGCATTCTCCGGTGCGGAAGAGTTTCTGAAGAAATATAAGAATAAGGCAGAAGGTACTGCTATGATCGGTCACTTCGGTCTTGGTTTCTATTCTTCCTTTATGGTGGCGAAGTCCGTAGAGATTATTTCCAAATCCCATAAAAAATCCAAAGCGGTTCATTGGACATGCGACGGAAGTCCGGAATACCAGCTGGATGAAAGTGATAAAAAGGAGCGCGGTACCGATATCGTTCTCCATATCAATGATGACTCAAAGGAGTTTCTTGAAGAAGGTCGCATCGGCACCCTGCTGGACAAGTATTGCAAGTTCATGCCGATTCCGATTTATTTCACCGTGGTGGGGAAAGAAGAAAAGAAGGATAAAGGGGACGAAAAAGAAGAAGCGCCTTCATCTATTAATAACCCGGAACCTGCATGGACAAAGAATCCGGCAAAGCTGGAAGACAAGGACTACAAGGATTTCTACCGGGAACTTTACCCCATGACCTTTGAAGAGCCGCTCTTTCATATCCATTTGAATGTGGATTACCCTTTCAATCTAACCGGTGTCCTGTACTTTCCGAAACTCAAGAACAACCTGGAGTTTCAACGAAACAAGATCCAGCTATACTGCAACCAGGTTTTCGTAACCGATAATGTGGAAGGCGTCGTACCGGAATTTCTGGCACTGATGCATGGGGTGATCGATTCCCCCGATATCCCGCTTAACGTATCCCGGTCTTATCTGCAAAGTGATGGTAATGTCAAGAAGATCTCAGGTCATATCTCCAAAAAGGTAACGGACAAACTGGAGGAGATGTTCAAAAAGGACCGGAAGGATTTTGAAAGCAAATGGGATGACATCAAGATATTCATAGAGTATGGCATGGTGGCCGATGAGAAATTCTTTGAGCGCGCCCGGAAGTTCGTATTGGTGAAAAATACCGACGGTAAATACTATACACTTGATGAATTCAGTGAACAGATCAAACCATCACAGACGGACAAGGATGGCAAGCTGGTATACCTTTACGCAGCCAATGCCGATGAACAACATGCTTACATTGAAGCAGCAAAGGATCGCGGTTATGAAGTATTGGTATTGGATAGCCCGTTGACCGGCCATTTCGTTGGCAAGCTCGAACAAAGCCTGGAAAATTCATCTTTCGTCAGGGTTGACAGTGATACCCTGGATAAGCTGATCGCCAAGGATGATGAGCTTCCGTCCAAACTTTCCGAAGAACAACAAGGACAGATCAAACCCATTATAGAAAAACTGGTGCCTGCGGGAAAGTTCCAGGTTGTGTTTCAGAACCAAAGTGAAAGAGAAGATCCGATCTCTGTCATCCAACCGGAATTCATGCGCCGCATGCGTGAAATGAATGCCGTGGGTGGAGGCGGTTTCATGGGGTCTTTGCCGGAAACCTATAACCTTGTGGTGAATACCAACCACCCATTGATCGGAAAGATATTGGTTGAGTCGGATGAGCAGAAGCAATCCGCCCTGGCAAGACAGGCCACTGACCTGGCTCTTCTAAGGCAGAATATGTTGAAAGGAGAGCAACTGACCCACTTTATCAAAAGAAACCTTGAGGCTTTAACATAA
- the glmM gene encoding phosphoglucosamine mutase, translating to MTLITSISGIRGTIGGKAGEGLTPPDIVKFTSAFAGMVKQQANKKRCKVVIGRDARISGEMVSQLVSATLCAMGMDVIDLGLSTTPTVEMAVPELKADAGIILTASHNPIQWNALKLLNSKGEFISGAEGEKLLELAAQGTFSFNEVMELGSYSQETDSIKKHIDAILALPLVDKEAIAARNFKVAVDAVNSTGGIAVPALLEALGVKQVEKLYCEPTGHFPHNPEPLPAHLTDISATVKDKGCDVGIVVDPDVDRLAMVCEDGSMFGEEYTLVAVADYVLRHTPGNTVSNMSSTRALRDVTEASGGEYFSSAVGEVNVVTMMKEKNAVIGGEGNGGVIYPALHYGRDALAGIALFLTHLAKCGMTCTELRKSYPDYHISKNKIELDPSVNVDDWLGNVVKLYDGQPMNLIDGVKIEFGKEWVHLRRSNTEPIVRVYAESESAEKADALAREVMDRVSSPTHG from the coding sequence ATGACACTCATTACATCAATCTCAGGTATCAGGGGGACCATCGGCGGAAAAGCCGGTGAAGGGCTAACACCTCCCGACATTGTGAAGTTCACGTCGGCATTCGCCGGCATGGTAAAACAGCAGGCCAATAAAAAACGCTGTAAGGTGGTGATCGGCAGGGATGCCCGGATCTCCGGAGAGATGGTCAGTCAGCTTGTTTCCGCAACACTTTGCGCAATGGGTATGGATGTGATCGATCTCGGGCTCAGCACCACACCAACCGTAGAAATGGCCGTACCTGAACTGAAGGCTGATGCAGGCATTATTCTTACCGCCAGTCATAACCCGATCCAGTGGAATGCACTGAAGCTTCTCAATAGTAAAGGAGAGTTCATTTCCGGCGCAGAAGGGGAGAAGTTGCTGGAGCTGGCAGCGCAAGGTACTTTCTCATTTAATGAGGTGATGGAACTCGGATCGTATTCTCAGGAAACCGATAGCATCAAAAAACATATTGACGCCATTCTTGCCCTTCCTCTGGTAGACAAAGAAGCCATCGCCGCCAGGAACTTTAAGGTGGCAGTGGATGCGGTGAACAGCACCGGAGGGATTGCAGTGCCAGCCCTTCTGGAAGCTTTGGGAGTGAAGCAGGTTGAAAAACTGTATTGTGAACCTACCGGGCATTTCCCTCATAACCCGGAGCCCTTGCCCGCTCATTTGACGGATATTTCTGCAACGGTGAAGGACAAAGGTTGCGACGTGGGCATCGTGGTTGATCCGGATGTAGATCGACTGGCAATGGTTTGTGAAGACGGTTCGATGTTCGGAGAAGAATACACCCTTGTGGCTGTGGCAGATTATGTGCTCAGGCATACGCCCGGAAATACGGTCTCCAATATGAGCTCTACCCGTGCTTTGCGCGATGTAACTGAAGCAAGCGGCGGTGAATATTTTAGTTCTGCAGTAGGTGAAGTGAATGTGGTGACCATGATGAAGGAAAAAAATGCGGTCATCGGCGGCGAAGGAAATGGTGGTGTCATCTATCCGGCATTGCATTATGGTCGCGACGCCCTTGCAGGGATCGCTCTTTTTCTCACCCACCTTGCAAAATGCGGAATGACCTGCACGGAACTCCGGAAATCCTATCCTGATTACCATATCTCCAAGAATAAGATTGAATTGGATCCATCTGTCAACGTTGATGACTGGCTTGGGAATGTCGTTAAACTTTATGACGGTCAGCCCATGAACCTTATAGACGGGGTGAAGATCGAGTTCGGGAAAGAATGGGTACACCTGCGTCGTTCCAATACCGAACCCATCGTGCGCGTGTATGCCGAAAGTGAAAGTGCAGAAAAAGCAGACGCATTGGCCCGTGAGGTGATGGATCGGGTATCATCGCCCACCCATGGCTGA
- a CDS encoding cysteine desulfurase — protein sequence MADQPRIYLDNAASTPLDPEVLDAMMPYLKGGYGNPSSIHHAGREARAAIEKARKQMAAFLGVSPSEIYFTSGGTEADNFALRMSVEGLGVKKIITSPVEHHAVLNTALDLARQGKVVLELLPLDKQGRPEWEGLLDRDYKETTLVSLMHANNELGTVLPLKKLAPGLKEKNVLFHSDMVQTIGHFDINLTDLEVGMASASAHKYHGPKGAGFLFVHSDIPVTPILTGGAQERNLRAGTENVPGIIGMAKALELAYRDMQVHRKHIEGLKDRLRTSIMKQYPEAIINGDDSDKALYTILSVTFPEMANQEMLLFQLDILGLDVSGGSACTSGSHKGSHVLEAIQINQDHPTIRFSFSKYNTEEEVDRTMGLLKEAVGSRQ from the coding sequence ATGGCTGATCAGCCACGTATCTACTTAGACAATGCGGCCAGCACCCCTCTTGATCCCGAGGTGCTGGATGCCATGATGCCTTATCTCAAAGGTGGATATGGAAATCCATCATCTATCCATCATGCAGGCCGGGAAGCGCGCGCTGCTATTGAAAAGGCCAGGAAGCAGATGGCTGCTTTTCTTGGGGTTTCTCCATCAGAAATTTATTTTACATCCGGCGGAACCGAAGCGGATAATTTTGCACTCCGGATGAGCGTAGAGGGCTTGGGTGTAAAGAAGATCATCACCTCACCGGTAGAACACCATGCTGTTTTGAATACAGCCCTGGATCTTGCCAGGCAAGGAAAGGTCGTGTTGGAATTGTTACCCTTAGACAAGCAAGGCCGGCCGGAGTGGGAGGGACTGCTGGATCGGGATTATAAAGAAACAACACTTGTGAGTCTGATGCATGCCAACAATGAATTGGGAACGGTATTGCCTCTTAAGAAACTCGCTCCCGGATTGAAGGAGAAGAATGTTCTTTTTCATTCGGACATGGTGCAGACCATAGGTCATTTTGATATCAATCTGACCGATCTTGAAGTCGGTATGGCATCCGCATCAGCACACAAATACCATGGACCCAAAGGTGCGGGTTTTCTGTTTGTGCATTCCGATATACCTGTTACACCCATCCTTACCGGTGGGGCTCAGGAGCGTAACCTGCGGGCAGGCACCGAAAATGTACCCGGTATCATCGGCATGGCTAAAGCTTTGGAATTAGCCTATCGGGACATGCAGGTTCATCGCAAGCACATTGAAGGATTAAAGGACCGGCTTCGCACATCGATCATGAAGCAATACCCGGAAGCCATTATTAATGGAGACGACAGCGACAAAGCGTTGTACACCATTCTGAGCGTGACTTTTCCGGAAATGGCAAACCAGGAGATGCTGCTGTTTCAACTGGATATACTGGGGCTGGATGTTTCAGGGGGAAGTGCCTGTACTTCCGGAAGCCATAAAGGATCCCACGTACTTGAAGCGATTCAAATCAATCAGGATCATCCTACCATTCGTTTTTCTTTCAGCAAGTACAATACGGAAGAAGAAGTGGACCGGACGATGGGGTTGTTGAAGGAGGCGGTGGGTAGTAGGCAGTAG
- a CDS encoding ion transporter: MTLKPWQRKMQVVIFEADTFGGKLFDIVLLVAIVLSVGVVMLESVPTIASHHRDLMRALEWVFTILFTLEYIARLVCTGKPWKYAFSFFGMVDLLSILPTYLAILVAGSQALLVVRTIRLIRVFRILKLAQFLGEARSLTDALKASRYKIILFLTTVSCITIILGTLMYLIEGPQNGFTSIPKSVYWAIVTLTTVGYGDVAPQTALGQTVASLIMILGYAIIAVPTGIVSAEMVHTKSKTPEKISTQSCPQCAREGHEPDALYCKFCGSAL; encoded by the coding sequence ATGACGCTGAAACCGTGGCAAAGAAAAATGCAGGTGGTGATCTTCGAAGCGGACACCTTCGGAGGCAAACTGTTTGATATCGTATTGCTTGTTGCCATTGTTCTCAGTGTAGGTGTGGTCATGCTGGAAAGTGTTCCCACCATTGCATCGCACCATCGGGATTTAATGAGAGCGTTGGAGTGGGTATTTACTATTCTGTTTACGCTGGAATACATTGCACGGCTGGTTTGCACGGGAAAACCCTGGAAATATGCCTTTAGCTTTTTCGGGATGGTGGATTTGCTTTCCATCCTCCCCACCTATCTCGCTATTCTTGTAGCCGGAAGCCAGGCCCTTTTAGTGGTAAGAACGATACGGCTGATCAGGGTATTCAGAATTCTGAAGCTTGCACAATTTTTAGGGGAGGCACGCAGTCTGACAGATGCCCTGAAGGCATCACGTTATAAGATTATCCTCTTTCTGACAACCGTTTCGTGCATTACCATCATTCTTGGAACTTTGATGTACCTGATCGAAGGACCACAAAATGGCTTCACCAGCATCCCCAAAAGCGTCTACTGGGCCATTGTAACCCTCACCACTGTTGGCTACGGAGATGTCGCACCTCAAACCGCATTGGGCCAGACCGTAGCTTCACTCATCATGATCCTCGGCTATGCCATCATCGCCGTACCCACAGGAATCGTGTCTGCAGAGATGGTACATACTAAGTCAAAAACGCCGGAGAAAATATCCACACAAAGCTGCCCGCAATGTGCCCGGGAAGGCCATGAACCAGATGCATTGTATTGCAAGTTCTGCGGCAGTGCGCTGTAG